Proteins from one Triticum aestivum cultivar Chinese Spring chromosome 7A, IWGSC CS RefSeq v2.1, whole genome shotgun sequence genomic window:
- the LOC123153838 gene encoding very-long-chain 3-oxoacyl-CoA reductase 1-like, with amino-acid sequence MAADLRQTPAWFLWLAVLGALHVVAFSSRLLVHLAHCLRRPKDLRRSYGAWAVVTGPTSGIGRSVALELARRGLNLVLVGLDAADLQEVSDTIKSRHPVETRAVVFDLSLVSTPQGDEALRRLRDVVEGLDVGLLVNNAGVMSPRAAFLHEADAEALIRMIRVNLWATTEVTAAVIPGMATRGRGAVVSMGSATSEAVASFPLHAVYSGTKRYVAWLSRGLAAEYGGGGVDVQCQAPMFVATAMIDGFSAVWRPAPLVPTADAYARAAVRWVGRGGPLCVPSLRHRLLWRLLAAVPGCVQDWACLREGLRQRKTSRSRGSSTASACHASNRVGNCLTSE; translated from the exons ATGGCGGCTGACCTCCGGCAGACGCCGGCGTGGTTCCTCTGGTTGGCCGTCCTCGGCGCCCTCCACGTTGTGGCGTTCTCGTCCCGCCTCCTCGTCCACCTTGCGCACTGCCTGCGCCGACCCAAGGACCTCCGCCGGTCCTATGGCGCGTGGGCAGTGGTCACCGGCCCGACGTCCGGCATCGGGCGGTCCGTCGCCCTGGAACTCGCCCGCCGGGGCCTCAACCTCGTCCTCGTCGGCCTCGACGCCGCGGATCTGCAGGAGGTCTCCGACACGATCAAGTCCCGTCACCCCGTGGAGACCAGGGCCGTGGTGTTCGACCTCTCCCTCGTCTCCACTCCCCAAG GCGACGAGGCGCTGCGGCGGCTCCGGGACGTCGTGGAGGGGCTGGACGTGGGGCTCCTCGTCAACAACGCCGGGGTGATGAGCCCTCGCGCGGCGTTCCTGCACGAGGCGGACGCGGAGGCACTGATACGCATGATCCGCGTGAACCTGTGGGCGACGACGGAGGTGACGGCGGCGGTGATCCCCGGCATGGCGACGAGGGGCAGGGGCGCCGTGGTCAGCATGGGGTCGGCGACGTCGGAGGCCGTCGCCTCCTTCCCGCTCCACGCCGTCTACTCCGGCACCAAGCGGTACGTCGCGTGGCTCTCCAGGGGCCTCGCCGCCGAGTACGGGGGCGGAGGGGTCGACGTGCAGTGCCAGGCGCCGATGTTCGTGGCGACGGCGATGATTGACGGCTTCTCGGCGGTCTGGCGCCCCGCGCCGCTGGTGCCCACCGCCGACGCCTACGCGCGCGCGGCCGTGCGCTGGGTCGGGCGCGGCGGCCCGCTCTGCGTGCCCAGCCTCCGGCACCGGCTGCTGTGGCGCCTCCTCGCCGCCGTGCCCGGCTGCGTGCAGGACTGGGCCTGCCTGCGCGAGGGCCTGCGGCAGAGGAAGACGTCCCGGAGCCGGGGATCGTCGACGGCGTCGGCGTGCCATGCCAGCAACCGAGTAGGAAACTGTCTCACGAGTGAGTGA